The Pseudomonas triclosanedens genome has a window encoding:
- the lgt gene encoding prolipoprotein diacylglyceryl transferase, with product MLPYPQIDPVALSLGPLKIHWYGLMYLIGIGGAWLLASRQLKQFDPTWAKEKLSDLVFWVACGVVLGGRLGYVLFYNLDEYIANPTLIFEVWKGGMSFHGGLIGVMLATWWFGKRNNKSFFQLMDLIAPLVPIGLGAGRIGNFINGELWGKVTDVPWAMVFPTGGPEPRHPSQLYQFALEGVALFVILWLFTRKPRPTASVSGLFVLCYGIFRFIVEFVRVPDAQLGYLAWGWLTMGQVLCVPMILGGIALMVWAYRRAPAQPAAN from the coding sequence ATGCTGCCTTATCCACAGATCGACCCGGTTGCCTTGTCGCTCGGGCCGCTGAAAATCCACTGGTACGGTCTCATGTACCTGATCGGTATCGGAGGAGCCTGGCTGCTGGCATCGCGTCAGCTCAAGCAGTTCGACCCGACCTGGGCCAAGGAGAAGCTCTCCGACCTGGTTTTCTGGGTTGCGTGCGGTGTGGTTCTGGGCGGTCGCCTGGGCTACGTTCTCTTCTATAACCTGGATGAGTACATCGCCAATCCGACGCTGATCTTCGAGGTTTGGAAGGGCGGAATGTCGTTCCACGGCGGGCTGATCGGCGTGATGCTGGCTACCTGGTGGTTCGGCAAGCGCAACAACAAGAGCTTCTTCCAGCTGATGGACCTGATCGCGCCGCTGGTGCCGATCGGCCTGGGCGCCGGGCGTATCGGCAACTTCATCAACGGCGAGCTGTGGGGCAAGGTGACCGACGTGCCCTGGGCGATGGTCTTCCCCACTGGCGGCCCGGAGCCGCGCCACCCGTCGCAGTTGTACCAGTTCGCCCTGGAAGGTGTCGCGCTGTTCGTCATTCTCTGGCTGTTCACCCGCAAACCGCGCCCGACCGCCTCGGTGTCCGGCCTGTTCGTGCTGTGCTACGGCATCTTCCGCTTCATCGTCGAGTTCGTCCGCGTGCCGGACGCCCAGTTGGGCTATCTCGCCTGGGGCTGGCTGACGATGGGACAGGTGCTGTGCGTACCGATGATCCTCGGCGGCATCGCATTGATGGTCTGGGCCTATCGCCGCGCCCCGGCGCAACCGGCTGCGAACTGA
- a CDS encoding sensor domain-containing diguanylate cyclase translates to MEELDVNQCTDTLDNQDSARTLRYALDIVSDGIWDWRIRSNHVSRSPGWYTMLGYDPNSLPENVATWHEVIHPDDFPRVMEGFNAYVEGRSDRYAEEYRCRCRDGSYLWISDHGRFVEFDGEGRATRMIGAHRNIHERKLAELALQQKNLELLELNQRLEALVEARTEALRRANEALVEQAAVALRLSEIDPLTQIANRRRFEQQLHAEWQRLQRHGHVCSLMMFDLDHFKRINDSLGHPAGDRVLVAVAEVVRRRLREEDCFARWGGEEFIVLLPETGSDEARELAERLRLSLRRADVSLPVQLTASFAVTEMHAGEDLMALLRRLDDALYRAKRQRDCIVTC, encoded by the coding sequence ATGGAAGAGCTCGACGTCAACCAATGCACGGATACCCTCGATAACCAGGACAGCGCACGGACCTTGCGCTATGCGCTGGATATCGTCAGCGACGGTATCTGGGACTGGCGCATCCGCAGCAACCACGTCAGTCGCAGCCCTGGCTGGTACACCATGCTCGGCTACGACCCGAACAGCCTGCCGGAGAACGTCGCCACCTGGCATGAGGTGATCCACCCGGACGACTTCCCGCGTGTGATGGAGGGTTTCAACGCCTATGTCGAAGGCCGCAGCGACCGTTATGCGGAGGAGTACCGCTGCCGTTGCCGCGACGGCAGTTACCTGTGGATAAGCGATCATGGCCGCTTCGTCGAATTCGATGGGGAGGGCCGCGCGACGCGGATGATCGGCGCACATCGCAACATCCATGAGCGCAAGCTGGCGGAGCTGGCGTTGCAGCAGAAGAACCTCGAACTGCTCGAACTCAACCAGCGCCTCGAAGCGCTGGTTGAGGCGCGTACCGAGGCGCTGCGGCGAGCCAACGAGGCGCTCGTGGAGCAGGCCGCCGTAGCGCTGCGCCTGTCTGAAATCGACCCGTTGACCCAGATCGCCAACCGCCGCCGCTTCGAGCAGCAGCTACACGCGGAGTGGCAGCGCCTCCAGCGTCACGGTCATGTCTGTTCGCTGATGATGTTCGATCTCGACCACTTCAAGCGTATCAACGACAGCCTCGGGCATCCGGCTGGCGATCGGGTACTGGTGGCTGTGGCGGAAGTGGTGCGGCGGCGTCTTCGCGAAGAGGATTGCTTCGCTCGCTGGGGCGGCGAGGAGTTCATCGTGCTGTTGCCGGAAACTGGCAGCGACGAAGCCCGCGAGCTGGCCGAGCGCCTGCGCCTGAGTCTGCGGCGCGCCGACGTTTCCCTGCCGGTGCAACTCACTGCCAGCTTCGCCGTGACCGAGATGCACGCTGGAGAAGACCTGATGGCGCTGTTGCGCAGGCTGGACGACGCACTCTATCGCGCCAAGCGGCAGCGCGACTGCATCGTCACCTGCTAG
- the ptsP gene encoding phosphoenolpyruvate--protein phosphotransferase has protein sequence MLNTLRKIVQEVNSAKDLKAALGIIVQRVKEAMGTQVCSVYLLDAENNRFVLMATEGLNKRSIGKVSMAPNEGLVGLVGTREEPLNLENASEHPRYRYFAETGEERYASFLGAPIIHHRRVMGVLVVQQKEKRQFDEGEEAFLVTMSAQLAGVIAHAEATGSIRGLGKLGKGITEAKFVGVPGAPGVAVGKAVVVLPPADLEVVPDKPIDDVEAEVERFKQALESVREDMRNLSSKLATQLRKEERALFDVYLMMLDDASIGQEVKRIIREGQWAQGALRQVVMEHVQRFELMDDAYLRERASDVKDIGRRILAYLQEERKQSLTYPDQTIIVSEELSPAMLGEVPEGKLVGLVSVLGSGNSHVAILARAMGIPTVMGAVDLPYSKVDGIDLIVDGYHGEIYTNPSPQLVKQYGEVVAEERELSKGLAALRELPCETLDGHRMPLWVNTGLLADVARAQERGAEGVGLYRTEVPFMINDRFPSEKEQLAIYREQLSAFHPLPVTMRTLDIGGDKALSYFPIKEDNPFLGWRGIRVTLDHPEIFLVQTRAMLKASEGLDNLRILLPMISGTHELEEALHLIHRAWGEVRDEGVDIPMPPIGMMVEIPAAVYQTRELARQVDFLSVGSNDLTQYLLAVDRNNPRVADLYDYLHPAVLQALKKVVDDSHAEGKPVSICGEMAGDPAAAVLLMAMGFDSLSMNATNLPKVKWLLRQMTLSKARELLGQLMTFDNPQVIHSSLHLALRNLGLGRVINPAATIQA, from the coding sequence ATGCTCAACACGCTGCGTAAGATCGTCCAGGAAGTGAACTCCGCCAAGGACCTCAAGGCGGCGCTGGGCATCATCGTGCAGCGCGTGAAGGAGGCGATGGGCACCCAGGTGTGCTCGGTCTACCTGCTGGATGCCGAAAACAATCGTTTCGTGCTGATGGCCACCGAGGGCTTGAACAAGCGCTCCATCGGCAAGGTCAGCATGGCGCCGAACGAGGGTCTGGTCGGCCTGGTCGGCACCCGCGAGGAGCCACTCAACCTCGAGAACGCTTCCGAGCACCCGCGTTACCGCTACTTCGCCGAAACCGGCGAGGAGCGCTATGCCTCGTTCCTGGGCGCACCGATCATCCACCATCGTCGGGTGATGGGCGTTCTGGTCGTCCAGCAGAAGGAAAAGCGCCAGTTCGACGAAGGCGAGGAGGCCTTCCTCGTCACCATGAGCGCCCAACTCGCCGGCGTTATCGCCCACGCGGAAGCGACTGGCTCGATCCGCGGCCTGGGCAAGCTTGGCAAAGGCATCACCGAAGCCAAGTTCGTCGGCGTTCCAGGCGCTCCCGGCGTTGCCGTGGGCAAGGCCGTGGTAGTCCTGCCGCCGGCCGATCTCGAAGTGGTTCCGGACAAGCCCATCGACGATGTCGAGGCGGAAGTGGAGCGCTTCAAGCAGGCGCTGGAATCGGTCCGCGAGGACATGCGCAATCTCTCCAGCAAGCTTGCCACCCAGTTGCGCAAGGAGGAGCGCGCGCTGTTCGACGTCTACCTGATGATGCTCGACGACGCCTCCATCGGCCAGGAGGTCAAGCGCATCATCCGTGAAGGCCAGTGGGCACAGGGTGCCTTGCGGCAGGTGGTGATGGAGCACGTCCAGCGCTTCGAGCTGATGGACGACGCCTACCTGCGTGAGCGAGCCTCCGACGTGAAAGACATCGGCCGCCGCATCCTCGCCTACCTCCAGGAAGAACGTAAGCAGTCGCTGACCTACCCGGACCAGACCATCATCGTCAGCGAGGAGTTGTCGCCGGCCATGCTCGGCGAAGTTCCCGAGGGCAAGCTGGTCGGACTGGTTTCAGTGCTTGGCTCGGGTAACTCCCACGTAGCGATCCTCGCCCGTGCGATGGGCATTCCCACCGTCATGGGCGCGGTCGATCTGCCGTATTCCAAGGTCGACGGCATCGACCTGATCGTCGATGGCTACCACGGCGAAATCTACACCAACCCGTCGCCGCAACTGGTCAAGCAGTACGGCGAAGTGGTCGCCGAAGAGAGGGAACTGAGCAAGGGGCTGGCCGCGCTGCGCGAGCTGCCTTGCGAGACGCTGGACGGCCATCGCATGCCGCTGTGGGTCAATACCGGTCTGCTGGCGGACGTGGCCCGCGCCCAGGAGCGCGGCGCCGAAGGGGTCGGCCTGTACCGCACCGAAGTGCCGTTCATGATCAACGACCGCTTTCCCAGCGAGAAGGAGCAGCTCGCCATCTACCGCGAGCAGCTATCGGCCTTCCACCCGCTGCCGGTGACCATGCGTACCCTGGACATCGGCGGCGACAAGGCGCTGTCCTACTTCCCGATCAAGGAAGACAATCCTTTCCTCGGCTGGCGCGGCATCCGCGTCACCCTCGACCACCCGGAAATCTTCCTGGTGCAGACCCGCGCCATGCTCAAGGCCAGTGAGGGCCTGGACAACCTGCGCATCCTGCTGCCGATGATTTCCGGTACCCACGAGCTGGAGGAAGCGCTGCACCTGATCCACCGCGCCTGGGGCGAAGTGCGCGACGAGGGCGTGGATATCCCCATGCCGCCAATCGGCATGATGGTGGAGATCCCCGCAGCCGTGTACCAGACTCGCGAGCTGGCGCGCCAGGTGGATTTCCTCTCGGTCGGCTCCAACGACCTGACCCAGTACCTGCTGGCCGTGGACCGCAACAATCCGCGCGTCGCCGACCTCTACGACTACCTGCACCCCGCCGTGCTGCAGGCGCTGAAGAAAGTGGTCGACGATTCCCACGCCGAAGGCAAGCCGGTGAGCATCTGCGGCGAGATGGCTGGCGATCCGGCTGCCGCAGTGCTGCTGATGGCGATGGGTTTCGACTCGCTGTCGATGAACGCTACCAACCTGCCCAAGGTGAAGTGGCTGTTGCGCCAGATGACCCTGTCCAAGGCACGCGAGCTGCTCGGACAACTGATGACCTTCGATAATCCGCAGGTCATCCACAGCTCGCTGCATCTGGCCTTGCGCAATCTCGGCCTTGGCCGAGTGATCAACCCGGCGGCGACCATCCAGGCCTGA
- a CDS encoding histidinol-phosphatase yields MRLALFDLDNTLLAGDSDHSWGEWLCQRGLVDAGEYQARNDAFYADYLAGTLDVFAYQAFTQAILGRTSLEQLATWHRQFMDEVIEPIVLAKGEALLAEHRAAGDKLVIITATNRFVTGPIAERLGVETLIATECEMRDGLYTGQTCDVPCFQGGKVTRLKRWLEETGLGLDDAYFYSDSRNDLPLLELVANPVAVDPDDTLRATAIERGWPVISLRN; encoded by the coding sequence GTGCGACTGGCTCTCTTCGATCTCGACAACACCCTCCTGGCCGGCGACAGCGACCACAGCTGGGGCGAATGGCTATGTCAGCGCGGGCTGGTCGACGCCGGCGAGTACCAGGCGCGCAACGATGCCTTCTATGCCGACTATCTCGCCGGCACGCTCGACGTGTTCGCCTATCAGGCGTTCACCCAGGCAATTCTCGGCCGTACCAGCCTGGAGCAGCTCGCGACCTGGCACCGCCAGTTCATGGACGAAGTCATCGAACCGATCGTCCTGGCCAAGGGCGAAGCATTGCTCGCCGAGCACCGCGCCGCCGGCGACAAGCTGGTGATCATCACCGCCACCAACCGCTTCGTCACCGGCCCCATCGCCGAGCGCCTGGGCGTGGAAACGCTGATCGCCACCGAATGCGAAATGCGCGATGGCCTGTACACCGGCCAGACCTGCGACGTACCGTGCTTCCAGGGCGGCAAGGTGACCCGCCTCAAGCGCTGGCTCGAAGAGACCGGCCTGGGCCTGGACGATGCGTATTTCTACAGCGACTCGCGCAACGACCTGCCGCTGCTGGAGCTCGTCGCCAACCCGGTCGCCGTCGACCCCGACGACACCCTGCGCGCCACCGCCATCGAGCGCGGCTGGCCGGTTATCAGCCTGCGCAACTGA
- a CDS encoding sulfite exporter TauE/SafE family protein, with the protein MEFVLYLVLGGCAGVLAGLFGVGGGLIIVPALVFSFTAHGFSPEVLTQMAVGTSLATIVFTSINSILEHHRRGAVRWQVFLWMTVGILLGSVLGAVTASKIQGPVLQKIIGVFAILVSIQMALGLQPKGGGDLPGRVGLGVAGGVVGWASAIFGIGGGSLTVPFLSWRGMPMQQAVATSSACGLPIAVAGAISFIAVGWHNAQLPEMSIGFVYLPALVGIALTSMFFARIGARLAHRLPAKVLKRLFALLLFSVGLSFLI; encoded by the coding sequence ATGGAGTTCGTGCTCTATCTGGTGCTGGGCGGCTGTGCCGGCGTACTGGCCGGGCTGTTCGGCGTCGGCGGCGGGCTGATCATCGTTCCGGCCCTGGTGTTCAGTTTCACGGCCCACGGCTTTTCGCCGGAGGTTCTGACCCAGATGGCGGTCGGCACTTCGTTGGCGACCATCGTGTTCACCTCGATCAACTCGATCCTCGAACACCATCGCCGGGGTGCGGTGCGCTGGCAGGTGTTTCTCTGGATGACCGTCGGCATCCTGCTTGGCAGTGTCCTGGGTGCCGTCACCGCCTCGAAGATCCAGGGGCCGGTGCTGCAGAAGATCATCGGTGTGTTCGCCATCCTGGTTTCCATCCAGATGGCCCTTGGGCTGCAGCCCAAGGGTGGCGGCGACCTGCCTGGGCGCGTCGGGCTCGGCGTGGCTGGCGGCGTCGTCGGCTGGGCATCGGCGATCTTCGGTATCGGTGGCGGCTCGCTGACCGTACCGTTCCTGTCCTGGCGTGGCATGCCCATGCAACAGGCGGTTGCGACTTCATCGGCCTGCGGACTGCCGATTGCCGTCGCCGGTGCGATATCGTTCATCGCCGTCGGTTGGCATAACGCCCAACTGCCGGAGATGAGCATCGGTTTCGTCTACTTGCCGGCGCTGGTGGGCATTGCCCTGACCAGCATGTTCTTTGCGCGGATTGGCGCGCGGCTGGCGCACCGTCTGCCGGCCAAGGTTCTCAAGCGCCTGTTCGCCCTGCTGCTGTTCAGCGTGGGTCTCAGTTTCCTGATCTGA
- a CDS encoding RNA pyrophosphohydrolase — protein MIDPDGFRPNVGIILSNDAGQVLWARRINQEAWQFPQGGINARETPEEALYRELNEEVGLEEQDVRILACTRGWLRYRLPQRLVRTNSQPLCIGQKQKWFLLRLTGEESRVRMDVTGKPEFDGWRWVSYWYPLGQVVTFKREVYRRALKELAPRLLARD, from the coding sequence GTGATCGATCCCGATGGTTTTCGCCCCAATGTCGGCATCATCCTTTCCAACGATGCCGGACAGGTTCTGTGGGCACGGCGTATCAACCAGGAAGCCTGGCAATTTCCCCAGGGCGGGATAAACGCCCGCGAAACCCCTGAGGAAGCGCTGTACCGTGAACTGAACGAAGAGGTCGGCCTGGAAGAGCAGGACGTACGCATCCTGGCCTGTACCCGTGGCTGGTTACGCTATCGTCTGCCGCAACGCCTGGTGCGGACCAACAGCCAGCCGCTGTGCATCGGGCAGAAACAGAAGTGGTTCCTTCTGCGCCTGACCGGCGAGGAAAGCCGGGTTCGCATGGATGTGACCGGCAAGCCGGAGTTCGACGGCTGGCGCTGGGTAAGTTACTGGTACCCGCTCGGCCAGGTAGTGACCTTCAAGCGCGAGGTCTATCGTCGGGCCCTGAAGGAATTGGCACCGCGCCTGCTGGCGCGCGACTAG
- a CDS encoding NRDE family protein: MCLIVFAWRPDHAMPLVVAANRDEFYARPTRPLGGWEDSPGVYAGRDLEAGGSWMGIGPDGRFAALTNVRDPGQPLGPRSRGELVAAFLQGRLAPLEYLQQVARRAGEYSGFNLLVGDRETLCYFNPRVGPPVAVAPGLHGLSNAALDTPWPKLLSARSGLDTRLAMPVADDLLALLADPRQASDAELPETGVGLATERLLSSVFISSPNYGTRASTALIVHADGRRELLERSFGPGGARLGDVRLTV; encoded by the coding sequence ATGTGCCTGATCGTCTTCGCCTGGCGCCCCGACCACGCCATGCCACTCGTCGTCGCGGCCAACCGTGACGAGTTCTATGCCCGACCGACACGGCCGCTGGGCGGCTGGGAAGACAGCCCCGGCGTCTACGCCGGCCGCGACCTGGAAGCAGGCGGAAGCTGGATGGGCATCGGCCCGGACGGCCGTTTCGCCGCGCTGACCAATGTACGCGACCCCGGCCAGCCACTCGGACCGCGCTCGCGGGGCGAGCTGGTCGCGGCGTTCCTGCAGGGCCGCCTGGCGCCGCTGGAGTATCTCCAGCAGGTGGCGCGCCGCGCTGGCGAGTACAGCGGTTTCAACCTGCTGGTCGGCGACCGCGAGACACTCTGCTACTTCAATCCCCGCGTCGGCCCGCCGGTGGCGGTCGCGCCCGGCCTGCACGGTTTGTCCAATGCCGCGCTGGATACGCCGTGGCCGAAGCTGCTGAGCGCACGCTCGGGGCTCGATACCCGGCTGGCCATGCCTGTGGCCGACGATCTCCTCGCGCTGCTCGCGGACCCGCGCCAGGCAAGCGATGCCGAGCTGCCCGAAACCGGCGTGGGCCTCGCCACCGAGCGCCTGCTGTCGAGCGTGTTCATCTCCAGCCCGAACTACGGCACCCGCGCCAGCACGGCGCTGATCGTCCACGCTGATGGCCGCCGCGAGTTGCTCGAACGCAGCTTCGGCCCCGGCGGGGCGCGCCTGGGTGATGTGCGGCTGACCGTCTAG
- a CDS encoding DUF2269 family protein, whose amino-acid sequence MSFYLLLKTLHILSSTLLFGTGLGSAYYSWRAWRSGNLEAIRITFRHLVTADWLFIATTAVFQPLSGIAMARMAGWPLDSGWLLWSLALYVFAGACWLPVVWLQIRVRDMAYAAHREGTALPPRAFLYMRCWFALGWPAFIAFLAIFHLMVNKGL is encoded by the coding sequence GTGAGTTTCTACCTGCTGCTCAAGACCCTGCACATTCTCTCTTCCACGTTGCTGTTCGGCACCGGGCTGGGCTCTGCCTACTACAGTTGGCGCGCCTGGCGGAGCGGCAATCTGGAGGCGATCCGCATCACCTTCCGCCACCTCGTCACCGCCGACTGGCTGTTCATCGCCACCACGGCGGTTTTCCAGCCGCTGAGCGGCATCGCGATGGCGCGCATGGCCGGTTGGCCGCTGGACTCTGGCTGGCTGCTGTGGAGCCTGGCGCTGTACGTGTTCGCGGGGGCCTGCTGGTTGCCAGTGGTGTGGCTGCAGATTCGCGTGCGGGACATGGCCTACGCCGCCCATCGGGAAGGTACGGCGTTGCCGCCGCGGGCCTTCCTCTATATGCGCTGCTGGTTCGCCCTTGGCTGGCCGGCGTTCATCGCCTTCCTGGCGATCTTCCACCTGATGGTCAACAAGGGCCTCTGA
- a CDS encoding DUF2269 domain-containing protein, protein MESYQTLRILHGIAAVLPLLAIIGLAWYGWRSWRGGDAGKIATALQRIGLAGWVLVAGSIASLPVTGWQMVHSAGWPLGQTWLLASACLLIVATIFWLLFTTRLWRVRELALVAQASGEPIAVHVAREWKFGLAFFVLALACVIAILALMVAKPV, encoded by the coding sequence ATGGAAAGCTACCAGACCCTCCGAATCCTCCACGGTATCGCGGCGGTGCTGCCGTTGCTCGCGATCATCGGCCTGGCCTGGTACGGCTGGCGCAGTTGGCGCGGCGGCGATGCCGGCAAGATCGCCACCGCGCTGCAGCGCATCGGCCTGGCTGGCTGGGTGCTGGTTGCCGGCAGCATCGCCAGCCTGCCGGTCACCGGCTGGCAGATGGTCCATAGCGCGGGCTGGCCGCTGGGGCAGACCTGGCTGCTGGCCAGTGCCTGCCTGCTGATCGTCGCCACGATTTTCTGGCTGCTGTTCACCACGAGGCTGTGGCGCGTCCGCGAGCTGGCGCTGGTGGCGCAGGCGAGCGGCGAACCTATCGCTGTCCACGTGGCGCGTGAGTGGAAGTTCGGCCTGGCGTTCTTCGTGCTGGCGCTGGCCTGCGTGATCGCTATTCTCGCGCTGATGGTGGCCAAGCCGGTCTGA